In a single window of the Pseudomonadota bacterium genome:
- the priA gene encoding primosomal protein N', with the protein MSAGVEVEVAPLLPVRGTFTYRVEEEAAAAAVRPGARVLVPFGARQVVGMVLPPGAAAGQPALRAVGAVRAVSELLDWTPVLPEGVLALLVWAARYYYAPVGELVRAALPALLHARERQQLQLTASGRAVLEAQAALLRRPDLDASAEELALLQELDRRGGSLKRSARGWSRARTAALNHAVASGWVVQVLRRSSTAPPSTDLLITLSGEALPGDLERRAPRQAALYAQLAAVAPSRYSALSALPTDARALLRRLEQKGLVRCVLVDREPTSAAAASPAEEAEPGHTLTLEQAAALRRIEAALQQDQYRAFLLHGITGSGKTEVYLRAIAEALARGRTALVLVPEIALTPQLAQRFRARFGDQVAVLHSGLADRQRYDEWQRIRAGVVRIVVGARSAVFAPLEQLGVVVLDEEHDGSFKQDEGVRYNARDLALVRAKDARAVAVLGSATPSLESYHGALTGRLELLEMMRRATPRPLPPVRVIDLRRYQTDASGLISAPLDQALRATLAAGQQAILFLNRRGFSTFVVCRSCGEVCQCAHCSVSLTHHRRRALLVCHYCGFTSAVPRACAHCKAEPLALLGHGTERIEDALQQRFPAARVARLDRDTASGRGLQELLARTQRRELDILVGTQMVTKGHDFPHVTLVGVLSADRGLNFPDFRAAERTFQLLTQVAGRAGRGDAAGEVLIQTYAPEHPAIRAAQQHDYRAFYEREQRARRELGYPPFGVVAALHLDGPDAPAVAAAAQALGRRITALSATQGVELLGPAEAPLQRLKGRTRWLLLLKAKQRGPLRELLDRLLPASEQALPRDLRLAVDIDPQQML; encoded by the coding sequence TGCCGGAGGGCGTGCTCGCGCTGCTGGTCTGGGCCGCACGCTACTACTATGCGCCGGTGGGGGAGCTGGTCCGTGCCGCGCTGCCGGCGTTACTCCACGCGCGCGAGCGGCAACAGCTGCAGCTGACGGCCAGCGGTCGCGCGGTGCTGGAGGCCCAGGCCGCGCTGCTGCGCCGCCCCGACCTCGATGCGAGCGCCGAAGAGCTCGCTCTCTTGCAGGAGCTCGATCGCCGCGGGGGATCGCTGAAGCGTAGCGCCCGCGGCTGGAGCCGCGCTCGCACCGCGGCCCTGAACCACGCCGTGGCGAGCGGTTGGGTGGTCCAGGTGCTGAGGCGGAGCAGCACCGCCCCGCCCTCGACGGACTTGCTGATTACCCTCAGCGGCGAGGCCCTTCCCGGCGACCTCGAGCGCCGCGCACCGCGACAAGCGGCGCTCTACGCGCAGCTCGCCGCCGTCGCTCCGTCGCGCTACAGCGCGCTGAGCGCGCTGCCGACGGACGCACGGGCGCTGCTGCGGCGGCTGGAGCAGAAGGGGCTGGTGCGCTGCGTGCTCGTCGATCGCGAGCCGACCTCCGCCGCTGCCGCGTCGCCGGCGGAGGAAGCAGAGCCGGGGCATACGCTGACGCTCGAGCAGGCTGCCGCGCTGCGCCGCATCGAAGCCGCGTTGCAACAGGATCAATACCGCGCCTTTCTGCTGCACGGGATCACGGGGAGCGGGAAGACCGAGGTCTATCTGCGCGCCATCGCCGAGGCCCTGGCGCGCGGCCGAACGGCGCTGGTGCTGGTACCGGAGATCGCGCTGACGCCACAGCTCGCGCAGCGCTTTCGCGCTCGCTTCGGGGATCAGGTCGCGGTGCTGCACAGCGGCCTGGCCGATCGCCAGCGCTACGACGAGTGGCAGCGGATCCGCGCCGGGGTCGTGCGCATCGTGGTTGGCGCGCGCTCCGCGGTCTTTGCGCCGCTCGAGCAGCTCGGGGTGGTGGTGCTCGACGAGGAGCACGATGGCTCGTTCAAGCAGGACGAGGGTGTGCGCTACAACGCCCGCGACCTGGCGCTGGTGCGGGCGAAGGACGCGCGGGCGGTGGCGGTGCTCGGCTCGGCCACGCCCTCCCTCGAGAGCTACCACGGCGCGCTGACGGGCCGGCTCGAGCTGCTCGAGATGATGCGTCGCGCCACGCCGCGTCCGCTGCCGCCCGTGCGCGTGATCGATCTGCGCCGCTACCAGACCGATGCGAGCGGCCTGATTAGCGCACCGCTGGACCAGGCGCTGCGAGCGACGCTGGCGGCTGGGCAGCAGGCGATTCTCTTCCTCAATCGGCGCGGCTTCTCCACCTTCGTGGTCTGCCGGAGCTGCGGTGAGGTCTGTCAGTGTGCCCACTGCTCGGTCTCGCTGACCCATCACCGGCGGCGCGCGCTCCTGGTTTGCCACTACTGCGGCTTCACGAGCGCCGTGCCGCGGGCCTGCGCCCACTGCAAAGCGGAGCCCTTGGCACTGCTCGGACACGGCACCGAGCGGATCGAGGATGCGCTGCAGCAGCGCTTTCCCGCGGCGCGCGTGGCGCGGCTCGATCGCGACACGGCCAGCGGGCGTGGCCTTCAGGAGCTGCTGGCGCGGACCCAGCGGCGCGAGCTCGACATCCTCGTCGGCACGCAAATGGTCACCAAGGGTCACGACTTTCCGCACGTCACGCTGGTCGGCGTGCTCTCCGCCGATCGTGGGCTGAATTTTCCCGACTTCCGCGCGGCGGAGCGAACCTTCCAGCTCTTGACGCAGGTGGCGGGCCGCGCGGGCCGGGGCGACGCCGCTGGTGAGGTCCTGATTCAAACCTATGCCCCCGAGCATCCGGCGATTCGCGCCGCGCAGCAGCACGACTACCGCGCCTTCTACGAGCGTGAGCAGCGCGCGCGCCGCGAGCTGGGCTACCCGCCCTTCGGCGTGGTGGCGGCGCTGCATCTCGACGGGCCGGACGCGCCGGCCGTCGCTGCGGCGGCGCAGGCGCTCGGGCGTCGGATCACGGCGCTGTCGGCGACCCAGGGCGTGGAGCTGCTGGGCCCGGCCGAGGCGCCGCTGCAGCGGCTGAAGGGGCGCACCCGCTGGCTGCTGCTGCTCAAGGCCAAGCAGCGCGGCCCACTGCGCGAGCTGCTCGATCGGCTGCTGCCGGCAAGCGAGCAGGCGCTGCCGCGTGATCTGCGCCTGGCGGTCGACATCGATCCCCAGCAGATGCTCTAG